The Rhinoderma darwinii isolate aRhiDar2 chromosome 9, aRhiDar2.hap1, whole genome shotgun sequence sequence GTGTTTTCTGTTTCTTCAGCATCCTACTGTCTGACCATTAtcggtaggagaaggagctgctttctatcTCAGCAGCTTCCTTCTGTTTGTCTTTGCCACCACATTGGTAGATGAGTTGTCCAGTTGGTTACATAGCAAGTATGGTTGAAAGAAGTCCTTCAATTTCAACCTCTTAATTACTTGCTAtggtgatccagaggaaggcgaaaaataACCTCTGAGGACTACTTGTTGGCTTGTCCTTGTATAaggggaaaaaattccttcctgatcccaaatatggcgatcggaATATATCCCTGGATCGTTGGTGCTCAAATCTACTTGGATGTTCAGTGGTGGAAGCTTGGTAAGTTTGTCACAGTCCGGTAAagatgaaattcctcttcaaagagTTGTCTCATCCGGTGGTTGCTGTAAGAAGACATATATAATATGTGCAGATCAGTATCTCACAGAATAAACACATTCCACATCCTGTAatctttaggcttcgttcacatctgcgctagggatcCGTTCCGATGTTCTGTCTGAGctatccgtcggaacggagccctgacagacacaaatggaaaccttaggtttctgtttccatcaccattgatttcaatggtgacggatccggtgccaatggtttccgtttgtttgcgttgtgcaagggttccgtcatttggatggaatcaatagcgtattcgactacgctattgattcagaaagctcagatggaacgtcagaacggagccctagcgcatatgtgaacgaagcctcacagGGACAGTCAGCTCTTCACATATAAATTGTATAACTGAGGGCTTTTCAAGTATTATAGATGACCAGTACTAGTTACTCAAGGATAGTCATAGTATCTTTGTGGCATAGTAAAGCTAATCTCCATTAACCAATTATTTCATATTCTGTCTGTTATGTCATTGGATGGAAGTGGTTATTAGTTTTCGAGCTACACAATGACTATGATCACACATGTGAAATTCGCACAGGCAACTTTGGTGGAACCTTCATTCGACTTAGTCATGCAGGTTTTTTTGATAAGAACCACATTTTAATATTACACAAATGATTTTGCTCAGAGACTAATTTTTCGTTTCTTGTGAATTATAAGAGTTATAAAAGGACTAGAAACTCTATATCAATGCCCTTATATAATAGTTATACCATTTATAGAGTGTATTACAGAGCAATGATAACAATATGGACTTCACTGGTGTTATACTTACAGTGTCTAAATAGAATGGTTGGTGGGTTCTGCAAGATGCAAGCTCGCCGAGTCTACTGAGTAGATGCACAGGTTGGATCTATAGGACGAGGATATTGACAGATGGCTTCATGGAGTTTTGTAGGCATTGCCTAATCCACTGGTGTTAGTGGTGGCAGTGCTGCCTATTACAGGAGCTATTTCATGATATCAGGTAGGTTATGGAATGTAGTAGGAATTTGTAGATGGAGATTTAGTTCTGCTGGTTTGATCTGGCCATCCACTAGCTTTTTCCATTGACCAGTTACTTTTTGTTCTTCCTGAATGACCGCTTGGTAAATGGTTTGGCCATCCTAGTTCTGGTCTGAGTGATGACAGGATGATAGTGCTTTGACCACTCTGGGCACACAAAGCTGAAATTATTGAAGATCTTCTGGTCTTTGGTTCTTATTCTATTTGGCATTTCAGTATATTCCAGAGTTTGGTTAAAATTCAGGTCAACAGAAACTGCCATCAGGCTCGCTGGTGGTgccattctcctggcatccacatTTTCCCAATTAATACTTGAGAAAAATGGATGTTTCTTGAAGTCTCCTTTTACTCCCAGCCGCTGAAACTGATCTTTACACAGCAGCCCTTCTAAGATGTTTACTGTGTCAGGAGTTAGATACTTTGGGTAGGGTGGAGCATGGTAGAGGACAGAGCGCTCAATTTCTCTGGGATGTTTTCCAGGAAAAGCTGTCTCTCCTGTAAACAATTGATAAAGAATAACACCAATTGCAAAAAAATCTACCCCTCGTCCATGTGCCTGGTCTTTCACCATTTCTGGGGCTGCGTATCCAGGTGTACCTTTACATGTTTCTGTGGTCTTCTTAAACACGCCTGTTACAGCAAGGCCAAAGTCAGTTATTTTGACATGGCCGTCTGTGGTCAGAAGGATGTTTTCCATCTTCAGGTCCCGGTGTAGAATGCCTTTGTTATGCAGGAACTCTGTGCCACAGACCACTTCTGCTGAGATGAATTGTATTATGGCAGTATCAAGAGGAAAGTTCTTTAGTATGAAAGCATGCAGGTCCCCTCTAGTGGCCAATTCCATCACGTAATAGATAAAGTTGTCGGTGTGGAAGGCAGCCAGGCCATGAATCAAGTAAGGACTTTCATGGGATAGTCTTAAGACATGGCGCTCTACGAAACTGTACCCAACCTCAGTGAAGTCCCGTTTATCTGACACTTTAAGGGCAATGAATTCTTTGCGGATGATATCTCTTGCCAAGTAAACTTTACCAAAGCCTCCTTCTCCCAGTGTACCGTGGAAAGTAAAGCATTTCAATGATAGGGGTACTGTAGCAGATGCTTCCTCGCCAGACTGGTCAGGTTCCTTTACACagatgtcacttttggtggatttcctgcCATGGCAAATGCTGCTTTGAGATGTTTTGGTAGACCTTCTGAGCTCCTCTGGTGTCTCCAGTTCTAGAGAGCTGCTGTTACTGCTTGACTTCTCAGATCTACAATCTTCTCTCTTTTCATTGATCTTCAAGCTGTTATTTTTCCCCTTATCATCTCTCTTTTTCTCAGATGTAGCTGATACATTGGCTGCTTGTAGGAAAGAAATAAacacatgttttatatatatatatatatatatatatatatatatatatattcgctgACGGATATTATTCTTTAAGAAAACACATTCATATGTAATCTCATTATTGAATATAAAACCTTTCTCATATTCACTCATAAATAAAATCCAAAATATCGGAATATTGTGTTTTTCcctattttggcagttttttttccGAAGAAGAGAATTGTTTATTGAAACGGGAAGATAGTACGTGTAAGTCTAGAGGATATGTCTACCGTTGCAaccgttttgtgttttttttcttttgctctaATGAATTTAATATACCAAATTAAGAAATTTTGCAACTAGTCGTGatcaaaaatatattgttttgtgtgtacagctcttatgcagacctacatgtttccatggttacagactacaaactaatTTTGAGTTATATAAAAAGCTTATAAACAATTCCCATGAACATTCCCCGTTACTTCATGATTTCCTACCTTTATTATTGATGTGACTGGGCCCTGGGATCCCACAGGAACTTCTTTTTTCTTTGATGGGACTTGTCCTTCTCCATTTTAATGCAGCAATCCTTGCCCATGATTTCTTTAAGCGGGCAAATAATTTGATCTTTCCGCTTCTCTTGGCTTTCTCTACCTTTTCCAATCCCTCCTCTCCatcttctctgatctttatttcTCCATCATCTCCTACTttactctccagattctcttctccttcatttgttttttctccatcctgtccaccatagtactggcTGTACAGGTCTTCCATGCTGTGGATCAGGTCATGAATTTGTTGGTATTCTTTTAGTATTTCCTGTTCCCCAAAACTGTCTGTCACCAGTCCTGTCAccttgtcatcggtcttgatGCTTTGATTTTTCTCGATGTCATCatgtccaccatagtactggatGTACAGGTCTTCCAAGCTGTGGATCAGGTCATGAATTTGTTGGTGTTCTTCTAGTATATGTTGTTCTCCAAAACTGTCTGTCAccagttctgtctccttgtcatcggtcttgatGCTTTGATTTTCCTTCATGTCATCgtgtccaccatagtactggatATACAGGTCTTCCAAGCTGTGGATCAGGTCATGAATTTGTTGGTATTCTTCGAGAATATGCTGTCCCCCAAAATTCTTTGTCTccagttctgtctccttgtcaGCAGTCTTGATGCATTtattttcctccatgtcatccTGCTTTTCTTTAGATGACACGTTGACTGTGTAAAGAAGAAATGCATAGACATAGAATAAGTCACATAATAAAACATGAAGCCCTCTCTATGAACCAGAAGGGAAAGCTGCTCTataagctgtccatgtaatacatggttcgTCATTTATCTAAGTGgctgctatgtaatactacatttcatctgcagggaaaatgtctggATGGCCGCGATTTCCACTGGAAAAATTATCTTTAATGATCAATGATCAATGATCTTTAATGATAATGATCaacgcagtaaaaataaaaaacaatggaggaattgtgattttttttttcaattacatcccacattatttgtttttttctaaattacttaatacattttatgttacatcaaattgtggcattaaaaaatacaactcgtccagcaaaaaaaaaaaaatgcactcaaACGGCTAtgtcgaaggaaaaataaaaatgttgtgtctcttggaaggcggggaggaaaaaataaaaattggcttGGTCCTTAAGAGGTGAAATGGTAAATGCTctctcccatagcaaccaatcggattcctttgcactagttttgataaattttcCCCAATACATCTAGGATTTAGTTTTGGAAACCTAATAACAATAACTAAAaccttgtattataaaaaaatattatagtaaATCTTCATGTACATTCACATTCCTTTCAAATTTTTAAACCCCATATTCTAGGTATTGCCGCAACCCCCATTGCCCACAAAACCACCAATTTTGGGGATACATTTTCATAAGCCCCACTcctttgaggtccattttggggAATAATGGTAATTACATGTTGTCTCACCTTTGCTGTCCACCATGTTAATGCCGCTGGGTCCTGGGAGTTCTGAACTTGTCTTTTTTTGAATGGAAGTCCTCCTCCCCTTATGTCCAGCAATTCTCgcccaggttttttgcaggcgaGCTAAGAACCGGATGATTCTTGGTTTCTTAGCTTTACTTGGCTTCTTCTGGCCATCATCTCCACCATTCTTCTCTTTTTGTTCTCCTTCTtttctctcctccttctctccttctttctctaaattatttctcttcttttttgcctTCATTTTGTCAAAGGCTAAGAGATATAACTGAAATCGAAATTCGCAGGGGGCGCTCACACGTGTCTCTGCTGGCTGCAGTGAGTGAATGCAAAGTTTCTTACCTGTACATTTGTGAAAGTAGCCATATGATGTCATctgccattgtgatgtcatcaacttGTGATGTCTTGAGGcagttgatgacatcacaatgcctccaacacagtgtgtgtgtgtatgtatatatatatatatatatatatatatatatacatacatatataaatacatatatatgtgtgtgtatatatatatacatatatatatatatatatatatatatatatatatatatatataaaatctatacatatatttgcatctatctacctatctatatatatctatatttagttatatatatttttagagagagaggaaataaagagatattgaatatactgtatatggattagatttatatatataatatacaatgcCCCCAacactgtgtttgtgtatatatagtcttagagagagagaaaataaagagatattgaatatactttatatagattagatttatatacataatatacaatgCCCCAACACTGAAAAGACTCTAACTacgtaactatatatatatatatatatatatatatatatatatatacactaccgttcaaaagtttagggtcacttagaaatttccttatctttgcaagaaaagcacagtttttttcaatgaagataacattaaattaatcagaaatacattctatacattgttaatgtgctaaatgactattctagctgcaaacgtctggtttttaatgcaatatctacataggtgtatagaggcccatttccagcaaccatcactccagtgttctaatggtacattgtgtttgctaactgtgttagaaggctaatggatgattagaaaacacttgaaaacccttgtgcaattatgttagcaccgctgtaaagagtttttctgtttagaggagctataaaactgaccttcctttgagctagttgagaatctggagcattacatttgtgggttcgattaaactctcaaaatggctagaaaaagagagctttcatgtgaaactcgacagtctattcttgttcttagaaatgaaggctattccatgcgagaaattgccaagaaactgaagatttcctacaacgtgtgtactactcccttcagaggacagcacaaacaggctctaaccagagtagaaagagaagtatgaagccccgctgcacaactgagcaacaagacaagtacattagagtctctagtttgagaaatagacgcctcacaggtcctcaactggcagcttcattaaatagtacccgcaaaacgccagtgtcaacgtctacagtgaagaggcgactccgggatgctggccttcaggacagagtggcaaagaaaaagccatatctgagactggctaataaaatgaaaagattaatatgggcaaaagcacacagacattggacagaggaagattggaaaaaagtgttatagacagacgaatcgaagtttgaggtgtttggatcacacagaagaacatttgtgagacgcagaacaactgaaaagatgctggaagagtgcctgacgccatctgtcaagcatggtggaggtaatgtgatggtctggggttgctttggtgctggtaaagtgggagatttgtacaaggtaaaagggattttgaataaggaaagctatcactccattttacaatgccatgccataccctgtggacagcgcttgattggagccaatttgatcctacaacaggaaaatgacccaaagcacacctccaaattatgcaagaactatttagggaagaagcaggcagctggtattctatctgtaatggagtggccagcacagtcaccagatctcaaccccatagagctgttgtgggagcagattgactgtatggtacgcaagaagtgcccatcaagccaatccaacttgtgggaggggcttctggaagcatggggtgaaatttctcccgattacctcagcaaattaacagctagaatgccaaaggtctgcaatgctgtaattgctgcaaatggagcattctttgatgaaagcaaagtttgaaggagaaaattattatttcaaataaaaatcattatttctaaccttgtcaatgtcttgactatattttctagtcattttgcaactcatttgataaatataagtgtgaattttcatggaaaacacaaaattgtttgggtgaccccaaacttttgaacggtagtgtatgtatatgaatatatatatatatatatatatatatatatatatatatatatatatatatatattagcacaAAGTAGGGGGGATATTAAATGGGGTACTGGGGTGATCAAAAGGCTTATTTTCTTTCACTTTTATAGAGGTAAAGCACACAGCTCCGATCGCCTCACAAatctgacaggaatgaggagaacggagctgtttgccctgcctccctgcctttacatgctgtgattggtcagtcagattTGACTGACCTATCACAGTGATCACCGTACGgggaccactgtgattggtcccctgatgGCTCCCTGTCACGATCAGCTGTCTACTACAGCTGTTGCCAgggatttatcactgtgtgtttacaCAAAGTGACAGTTAAAGTGAATGACGAATATATCCGTCActcgtcattaaaggggttaaatctggtatctatttattttgggttttttcatGGGTTCGAATTTCTTTTGGTGCCTGAATCTAAATGCAGATTCAATGATCCTGACAGTGGAAGGCATTCCCAAAACAATCCCACATTGAAAACAGTACAAAATCAATGATCTAGAAACAGGATTTGTGCCAGCATCTCCTCTCCTGCGCCACTGTCTTGCTTGGTTCTTCTTTCTTCTCTCTACTGTTTTCTGTGGCGGGCAACATGTAGGAGTTAATTGCACAACATCAATATCATGAAGCACCTCACCAAGGAGTGACAGCCCAACATGGTGCCGCTGAATTGGTTACTTTCCAATCCAGATGCATGGCTCAGGGCAGAATGCAAAGGGTAAGGTTCTACTTCCTGCTTTTCCGCACCGCCTGATTGGTCAGAGCCCAATGTGGCAGTGCAGACTGAGCAGGACCAGGCATCACGTGAGTCCAGTAGAGGGTCAGCATGCTTTGCATTATATGTTGAGAATGCTGTCCTGGTGCCAGTATGTCTGGCAGAAGAGGCAGGGGAGTATTGGCCCTACAAAaccaaataaaaaactatttattttacaACATTGTCTTTCTAAAGACCCCCACTACTATACAGAaagctcctcttattacactatagaacaattatttattaattgCAGGCTATAGAGACTTAACATTACACTGGGAGCATTTATTGTTTTACACTGGTCCATGCAGCTTCTCTGTGTCTACGAGATACATGTATAGCCTTCAATTGCTGCACCtgtatatagactgggaagaactaatgtcaaataatggtacaaatgataaatggaagattttaaaatctactttggataattatagtgcaacatttattcatataggtaacaagtataaacaactaaaattaaaccaccacatggcttacaccttttgtaaaaagggcaatatatgacaaaaaaagggcatttgaaaaatactaatcttttatgaagaggtgagcagaagcctagacagaggggccgctgtggatatagtgtttttggactttgcaaaggcatttgacactgtccctcatagacgtctaatgggtaaatgaaggactataggtttagaaagtatagtttgtaattggattgagaattggctcaaggatcgtatccagagagttgtggtcaatgattcctactctgaatggtccccagttataagtggtctacccagtggcggattaagtagaccataggccgtaGGCTGTTccgcaaacttgggccccccttccgcactgccgctctgccgtgtctatagtgaacaccacctttatggtgacttctcctgatgagacatctttgcccatcactagacaccaaggcccaggaccatacattaaaggggttgtctgggcacagactttttttatactgatgacc is a genomic window containing:
- the LOC142660538 gene encoding protein kinase C delta type-like: MELATRGDLHAFILKNFPLDTAIIQFISAEVVCGTEFLHNKGILHRDLKMENILLTTDGHVKITDFGLAVTGVFKKTTETCKGTPGYAAPEMVKDQAHGRGVDFFAIGVILYQLFTGETAFPGKHPREIERSVLYHAPPYPKYLTPDTVNILEGLLCKDQFQRLGVKGDFKKHPFFSSINWENVDARRMAPPASLMAVSVDLNFNQTLEYTEMPNRIRTKDQKIFNNFSFVCPEWSKHYHPVITQTRTRMAKPFTKRSFRKNKK